The DNA segment CTGTTTGGTTTTTTCCGTGTTAGTACCACGGGACAAAGTGCGATGGCACTGGGCAAAGGGAATCGTTCTGATTTAGCGGGCAGCTTGATGCGTCCGTTCGTATTGTCTGGTTTGGTGGGTTTGATCTTTATCTTAATACAACCACTCATCTGGCAAGGCGCGATGTGGGTGATAGAACCTGAAGCGAAAGTGGCTGAGCACGCGCATATCTACTTCAGTATTTTGATTTATGGTGCACCTTTTGTACTGCTCAACTACACCATTATTGGTTGGTTAATGGGGCAGGCGAAAGCCAAAGAAGTTCTTTACACACAAGTGTTTGGTAACGTGTTGAACATTGTATTGGATGCGGTGTTTGTACTTTATTTCGACTTGGGTGTTGCGGGTGTGGCCTACGCAAGTTTGATTGCACAAGTCACCACCTTCGCTATTGGTATGACACTGGTGATTAAGACCAGCAATATCTCGATCTCTGAGTTCCTACAAGGTTCGAAGATGACCAAGAAAGACCTATCGACAATCATCTCTTCAAATACTGATCTCTTACTTCGTACCATCTGTATTTTAGTTTTCTTCAACATGATGGCGCGTACTGGTTCTAAACTGGGTGCCGATGTTCTGGCTGCTAACGCGATCTTGATGCAGGTGACCTTCATTGTCAGTTACATGTTTGACGGCATTGCCAATGCATCGAGTGTGTTCGCGGGTAAAGCGGTAGGTCAGAAAAACCCTTCAATGTTGAATCGTGTATTAAGACTTAACTTCCAATGGACGGCGAGCTTTATTGCCGCACTGACCTTCCTCACCTTGGTATTCAAAGACAGCATTGTCTTCTTGTTTACCGATATCCCAACGCTTGTCGCTCTATATCAAGAGATGGCTCCGTGGTTGATTGTGTTCCCGCTGGTGTCTGGCTTTGGCTTAACGGTTTACGGCATCTTTACCGGAACGGGTACCACGCGTCCGGTTAGGGACTCTAGCATCGCTACTTTGTTGGTATTTTTAGCGGTACAGGCATTATCAATCGATATGTGGGGCAATCATGGTTTGTGGTTGGCGTTTACCTTGTTTTATCTTGGACGTATTGCATTCTTGTATCCGTTCATCGCACAAGTTAAGCAGAAGTGTCTTCCAACAGAAGGTGCATCCGCGGCGTGTCATTAGGTTAGAAGCACAGTCGTTCTTGCCAGTAGCTTTGAAAGCGCCTGACAGCAGTATGCTAAGGGCGCTTTTTCTATCTAATGACCTAGTAAAAATGGTCAATCAAACAGCAAATAAAATGCGATACGGTTCAATGTTCGCTTTTCATCATGTAGGCTTAATGATAGAGTTGTTATGTTATAACATCCATTTATGAGTATCTGCGTGAACACCCCACTTCTGTCTGTTGACCAATTCACGATCAAAACCTCTTCGAGAACACTTTTTCAAGATATTCATTTCGATGTATATCGAGGAGAGCTGTTGGCGATCATGGGTCCATCAGGCATTGGTAAGTCGATGCTTTCACGCGCGATTGCGGGTTTTCTGCCAGATACGGTTGAGGTTGAAGGCCATATTTCTCTTTCTGGCGATGCAGTATGTGGCTTGCCTATGTTGCAAAGAACCGCAGCACAGCGCCCCGCAGTTATCTTTCAAGATGCGCTTCAAGCATTAAATCCTCTGGTTTCCATTGAAGGTCAACTCAGTTTGGCATTGACGGGGACGCGCACTAAGCTTAAATCACAAGATAAGATCAAACTCACTGAATTGTTAGTGCGGCTTGGATTTCCTAACCCTGAAACCATATTGCCGTTATATCCGAGCCAAATTTCGGGAGGGCAACGTCAACGGATTTGTATTGCGATTGGCTTGCTGAGTAACGCCGATCTCATCATCGCCGATGAACCAACCAGCGCGTTAGATCCGGTGACAGAGCAAGAGATACTTAAGCTGATTCGAGACAATGTTAAACAGCGACAAATCGGTGGCTTGTTGATTACGCATGACCTGCACAGCGCATTAGCGTGTGACAAGTTGTTGGTCATCGATGATGGTGGAGTGGTGGCTTACGGCGCACCAAAACATGCGCTTGAATCAAGCTCTCACGCTTTCTGTTGTTCATTGAGAGACTTAATCGAATGAGCCCGACCTTACCACTAAATTCAGAAGTCTCGCCGTTAATGCCAGTGATAGATTCAGAAACACAAACACCGATCGAGATTAAGTTCGAGAATGTCGGAGTTCATTATTACTCAGTGCCAAGTTGGCAGGGTGGTAAGGCGTTCAAAGCGCTACAGAACATCGACCTCAATGTTGAAGACAAAAGCTTAGCCATTGTTGGCCGTTCTGGTGCCGGAAAATCGACACTGATTGAGCTGTTATTTGGCCTAAAATCACCGACTGTTGGCCGAATCAGCCTATTTGGCCATTCGCTGCCGATTCGCAATAGCAAAACGCAGGCAAGGGTGTGTCGCTTGATCCAGTTGGTACCACAAGAGCCTCATACCAGTCTCAACCCTTACTATACCGTTCGACAGATCTTAGCCGAACCGCTAAGCAACTTAGACGTTTCTGGTAATCATGAAAGCATTATTGAAGAGACGCTATTGGACGTGGGCTTACCTGCCAGTTTGCTCTCATTGAAACCTAGTCAGCTTTCTACTGGCCAAGCTCAACGTGTGGCTATCGCTCGGGCTCTTGTCGTTAGACCCGCAGTGTTGGTGGCCGATGAGCCGACTGCCAGCCTTGACCCTGTGAACCGTCAAAGGTTGCTGGATTTACTTAACTCACTGAAGAATAAGCGCGACATGCGAATCGTTTTGGTGACGCATGATCTCGGTGCGGCAAAGGCGCTTTGTGAAGAAATTCTGGTTCTTGACCATGGCGAGATGGTGGAGCATGGACCGACACCTCAAGTGATGAGCACACCTGCTCATCCTGCGACTCAGTTGCTGATCGAATCTCAGCCACTTTCGAAATCTACTTGTTAACACAACCTTATTTATTACGAAATACTGCTTATTAACGAAATACTGCTTATTAACACAACACAGCTTACAGAGAAAAATAACTATGCGTTTTAATTCAATCAAACTGGCTTGCGCGCTTGCGTTGGCTCTGCCTTTGACGGGCTGTTTTGACTCTCAACCAGAGTCGAGCGATGCGGCGGTCAAATCTGAAATTCGTGTTGCGATGATGCAGCCACCAAGAACGGGCCTATCGCCACTTTCTGATGACGCGTTCAAACTATCACGTTGGAGCACGGCTGAAACGTTAGTGAACTTGAGCCCAATCTCAGAAGCAGAACCAATGCTAGCGACTGATTGGAAACATCTTGATCCACTGACCTGGCAGTTCACGATTCGCCAAGGCGTTAAATTCCACGATGGCTCTACATTAACCGCAGAATCCGTAGTGAACTCTTTGCAGAAAGCGCTTGAGGCGGCACCGAAGCCACGCATTCTAGATGGTGTCGATCTCGAAGTGAAAGCGATGGACAACTACCGCGTAGAGATCAAGACCAGCTTTGATGACCCTCTTTTACCAAGCCGTTTATCAAGCCCTCAATTAGCGATTCTTGCAGCAAGTGCTTACCAAGAAGATGGCCGTGTTAGCCCAATGGGTGCAGGTACAGGACCGTTTGAGTTGACTGAAATTAACGGTACAACAAGTGCGAAACTGAAACGTTTTGATGGCTATTGGGGTGAAAAAGCGCAAGTTGAATCTGTGATTGCAGAATACGTCCCTAACGGTTTTGCTCGTGCTGCAGCTCTAAGAACAGGCACGGCAGACATCGTTGAAGCAGTACCCGTTTCACAAATCGCGACCATTGATCCGAACCTACTTTATGAAGTGGCGATGCCTCGTACCAATACGCTTTACTTAAATAACAAGTCAGGCGTATTCAGCGATATTAACTTGCGTAAGGTTGCGGCGGCTGCGGTAGACCGAGAGCAAATCGTGAATACCGTTTATGAGAACCACGCGGATATCGCACAAGGTCTATTAGGTCCTGCTCTTGCTTGGGCTGAACCAATTCGACCTGAAGGTCAGGCAATCGACAAGACTCTCAAAGCGAACGGCGAAAGCATTGTTATCGGTACCTTTACCGATCGTGCAGAGCTTCCAGAAGTAGCAGCACTGCTTAAACAACAACTTGAAGCGGCTGGTTTCAAGGTTGAGCTGGATATCCGTGAATACGCTCAGATTGAAAACGATGCACTGTCAGGCAAGTTTGATGCGTTCATCCTTTCTCGTGCAACCGTTCTAGATTCGGGTGATCCAGTGGCTTACATGATGAGTGACTTTGGCTGTAAGGGTTCATTCAATCTTGGTCAATTCTGCTCTCAAGAAGTAGACCAAGCGCTGACTCACGCTGATTTGCAACCACTAGGTGCACTGCGTCAGCAAGCGATCATCGAAGCTGAGCAAAAAATCCTTAACGACTTCGCTGCTATTCCACTGCTTCACGAACGCGTGATTCAAGGTGAAAGCGAGCGCGTGAGCAATGTGGTTCGTGACCCAAGTGAGCGTCGCTTGGTTGACCAAACTACACAGATCAAACAAGCGAAACAGGCTAACTAAATAGATGCTATCTGCTGAGACTCTGCGTCGAACCTTATTTCTCTTGACGCCTTGGTTATCAAGAATCGCCTCACTGATTGTGGTGGTGATTCTTGTTGGCTTGATGCCTGACATTGCAGGCATCGACCCAAGCCAATCCATTCTGCGTGCGAGGGCGGGGCAACAACACCTGCTTACGCCTGAAGCTTTAGCAGCGGTACGCGCTGATCTTCAGCTTGACCGTTCGGCAAGTGAGCGCCTGATCGACTGGGTAGGAAGTGCTTTTTCAGGCGACCTAGGTAAGTCATGGATTGATGGCTCTTCGGTTGCATTAGGCATTCAAAAGACAGCGTCGACGTCTCTGTTTCTGATGTCG comes from the Vibrio splendidus genome and includes:
- a CDS encoding MATE family efflux transporter, whose product is MTITHKDYLKIAFPFIISTVTQPLLGAVDTAVIGQLGIAELIGGVAIGTIIMNTMYWLFGFFRVSTTGQSAMALGKGNRSDLAGSLMRPFVLSGLVGLIFILIQPLIWQGAMWVIEPEAKVAEHAHIYFSILIYGAPFVLLNYTIIGWLMGQAKAKEVLYTQVFGNVLNIVLDAVFVLYFDLGVAGVAYASLIAQVTTFAIGMTLVIKTSNISISEFLQGSKMTKKDLSTIISSNTDLLLRTICILVFFNMMARTGSKLGADVLAANAILMQVTFIVSYMFDGIANASSVFAGKAVGQKNPSMLNRVLRLNFQWTASFIAALTFLTLVFKDSIVFLFTDIPTLVALYQEMAPWLIVFPLVSGFGLTVYGIFTGTGTTRPVRDSSIATLLVFLAVQALSIDMWGNHGLWLAFTLFYLGRIAFLYPFIAQVKQKCLPTEGASAACH
- a CDS encoding ATP-binding cassette domain-containing protein, translating into MNTPLLSVDQFTIKTSSRTLFQDIHFDVYRGELLAIMGPSGIGKSMLSRAIAGFLPDTVEVEGHISLSGDAVCGLPMLQRTAAQRPAVIFQDALQALNPLVSIEGQLSLALTGTRTKLKSQDKIKLTELLVRLGFPNPETILPLYPSQISGGQRQRICIAIGLLSNADLIIADEPTSALDPVTEQEILKLIRDNVKQRQIGGLLITHDLHSALACDKLLVIDDGGVVAYGAPKHALESSSHAFCCSLRDLIE
- a CDS encoding ABC transporter ATP-binding protein — its product is MSPTLPLNSEVSPLMPVIDSETQTPIEIKFENVGVHYYSVPSWQGGKAFKALQNIDLNVEDKSLAIVGRSGAGKSTLIELLFGLKSPTVGRISLFGHSLPIRNSKTQARVCRLIQLVPQEPHTSLNPYYTVRQILAEPLSNLDVSGNHESIIEETLLDVGLPASLLSLKPSQLSTGQAQRVAIARALVVRPAVLVADEPTASLDPVNRQRLLDLLNSLKNKRDMRIVLVTHDLGAAKALCEEILVLDHGEMVEHGPTPQVMSTPAHPATQLLIESQPLSKSTC
- a CDS encoding ABC transporter substrate-binding protein, producing the protein MRFNSIKLACALALALPLTGCFDSQPESSDAAVKSEIRVAMMQPPRTGLSPLSDDAFKLSRWSTAETLVNLSPISEAEPMLATDWKHLDPLTWQFTIRQGVKFHDGSTLTAESVVNSLQKALEAAPKPRILDGVDLEVKAMDNYRVEIKTSFDDPLLPSRLSSPQLAILAASAYQEDGRVSPMGAGTGPFELTEINGTTSAKLKRFDGYWGEKAQVESVIAEYVPNGFARAAALRTGTADIVEAVPVSQIATIDPNLLYEVAMPRTNTLYLNNKSGVFSDINLRKVAAAAVDREQIVNTVYENHADIAQGLLGPALAWAEPIRPEGQAIDKTLKANGESIVIGTFTDRAELPEVAALLKQQLEAAGFKVELDIREYAQIENDALSGKFDAFILSRATVLDSGDPVAYMMSDFGCKGSFNLGQFCSQEVDQALTHADLQPLGALRQQAIIEAEQKILNDFAAIPLLHERVIQGESERVSNVVRDPSERRLVDQTTQIKQAKQAN